In Dermochelys coriacea isolate rDerCor1 chromosome 4, rDerCor1.pri.v4, whole genome shotgun sequence, the sequence gaagtatgggctggatgaatggatgataaggtggatagaaagctgcctagattgtcgggctcaaagggtagtgatcaatggctccatgtctagttggcagctgatatcaagtggagtgccccaagggtcggtcctcgagccggttttcttcaatatcttcattaatgatctggaggatggtgtggattgcaccctcagcaagtttgcagatgacactaaactgggaggagaggtagatacgctggaaggtagggataggatacagagggccctagacaaattagaggattgggccaaaagaaatctgatgaggttcaacaaggacaagtgcagagtcctgcacttaggatggaagaatcccatgcaccgctacagactagggaccgaatggctaggcagcagttctgcagaaaaggacctaggggttacagtagacgagaagctggatatgagtcaacagtgtgccgttgttgccaagaaggccaatggcattttaggatgtataagtaggggcattgccagcagatcgagggacatgatcgttcccctctattcgacattggtgaggcctcatctggagtactgtgtccagttttgagccccacactacaggaaggatgtggaaaaatgggaaagagtccagcgcagcgcaacaaaaatgattaggggactggaacacatgacttatgaggagaggctgagggaactggggttgtttagtctgcagaagagaagaatgaggggggatttgatagctgctttcaactacctgaaagggggttccaaagaggatggatctagactgttctcagtggtagcagatgacagaacgaggagtaatgttctcaagttgcagtgggggaggtttaggctggatattaggaaaatctttttcactaggagggtggtgaaacactggaatgcgttacctagggtggtggtggaatctccttcgttagaagtctttaaggtcaggcttgacaaagccctggctgggatgatttagttggggattggtcctgctttgagcagggggttggactagatgacctcctgaggtcccttccaaccctgatattctatgattctatgattggtaATTGAGTAGAAGAGACTAGCAAGCTATAATCATTATTTGACTTTATCATCCTAAGTGTTTGCATTTGCTTAATTTGTGAAAATACTTAACAAAATTCAGCGGAGAAACACTTTCCCCCCCAGAAATATATGTTTCCTGAAATCCTGTAATAGCTATTCTTACTATAATATCATAGTTTTATTATCCTTTATAAAGATTTATAAAACTTGGCATTTTTTTGCAAGCTGTATTGGTTGTGAATAAGAAGACAGAAGAAATACTTTTACAATtaaacaatgtttattttttttaaagcacaaatgTGTCTGAGTTGCCTTCAGTTTGATTGGGTAAAGACACACCATGTATTCTGAGgtatattaaacaaaaataaaataacctgtcTTACTGTGGTTTGCTACTGGGtttctatgggcctgattttcattctAACAACTTTGAGAGAATAGTCCGAGGCTTTAAATGGTATCCAGACCACTCCATTTTCAATCTCATAAGGAACATTGTTCCTTGGGTCATACTGGCCTCCTCGGTAGTAAATGCCATTGAGATTAGCAGCTTGACAGTTGTTGTACCACCATCCCCCTCCATACACTTCAGCACAGTTCTCCTCCCATTGGTCGCTGTCCCTGTCAAAGgtgctgaatttcattttatcaTGTGCTGTGTATTCACTACCTTCCTCCACTGAGCCTATGATCAGTGCATCCCCAGCTGTCCCCTCATAAGCAGAGACACTGAGGACATAGCCTTCTGACTCAGAACCTACAAGTATATTATATTCCGCATAAGCTTCATTGCCAGCCCAGTCCTCTAATTCGACTCGAAGGACAGTGTCCTTCTGGGTCagtaagtggatgttttcattgCCCAGCCAGAACTCTCCTTTCCCTTTGTCATCCATGCTGCCGAAACCTTTCTTGTAGTCTTGCCAGGTCCGGTTAAAATTCACTGATCCATCCAATCTCTGTTGGATCAAAAGCCATCCTCCCAAAGTGGTCTCTTGGTCGCAATAAACTGAAAAAACTTTATCGGATCCTGCTGGCTTGATtctgaaaatgccatttttggCACCAGAAGTGTGTTTCTGGCGGATATCATCacagtctaaaaaaaaaagttgatctgGTTGACAGAAGTTATCAGTAAAACTTTACATAGGCTCATGGAAATCCAAACAGTAATAATGTTGAGGGGAATTTGCTAACCATATTTTGGTCTACATTGGGAAATGTGCCATGCAACATTAAAAAATAGAGTTTACATGCAATTTAAATTGCAGATAACATTCTCTGTGCAATTCATTTAGCAGCCAATTATTGATACAAAATTTTGTCTCTACCTATCCTAAATGGCAACAAACAGACACATTGCTTGTATTGTATAATCAAATTAAATGGATTGCAGTGTAACCAGTGTGTCAGTTTGATTGTGGACTGAATCTGGCTCTGCTACCGCAGGATCTATTTTCAGTCATGTGGATGGATACCTGTCCCAGTGTAGCTTGTCCCAAGCTTCTCTCCTCCTGTTCTCAAGCTGCGTGCCCGAAAGTCTGGGGTATCCTCTCCACTCTCATCGTGTTGCAACCCACCTAACTCCTCAGTCACTGCTCGGCTCTTTAGCAATTTGGTTTCAAAAGTGGAGCCGCCCTTGTTGAAACTAgtggagctgctactgctgctggaaACTATTGTCTTGGAATGAGTCGAACTGCCACTCTGAACTTTGCTGGAAGGGAATCTAGATGTGTCAAAGTGATGATCAAAgacatcctcttccccctcccttagATCTGTGAAACTCTCCGACCCTCCAAAACTTGTAGTGTGAGCAGCAGTTCCACCACTGCTATAATGTCCAGTACCACTAAAACTTCCAGTTCCATGGTCAGTGCCACTAGTGCTTGTGTAGGTGGTATGTAATTTGCTACTAGTGGACCCAAATCCTGGGGTAAACATTTTTTCAAAGCTGGGGAGTAAGCTATCAAAGTCAGGCAAGTCTCCTCTCTCACCCTGAGAGGTCACTCTGACATTCAAGGTGCCCCCATGTCCTACTGTGTCTTCCCTCCCTAAATCTTGAAAATGGGAGCAGTCAGAACCATCAGGTGAAGTCATTGTTTCAACAATCTCTTCTCTAGGGCCACCAGGACCAGTGATAATTTTTTTGGTGATAGTTTTGGTACATGTAAGGTGGATTACAGAGGAGCTAGGTCTTTCTCCCAAACCAACAGATTCCTTTTCATAAGCAGAAGTCACTATTTTGCCATCTTGTGGTCTTCCACCTACACCTGATCCTACTGAaacatgtgaggtctctactgaggAGCCTTTTGCCTCTGCTTCTGGCCGTTCTAGAGTCATCACAACCTGTTTAATATTCTCAAGAATGTTGAGCTCTTGGGTTTCTGGCAGATGCAGAGTTTTATAATGCCCAGGAACAGTAGAGTCCTTCAGTGGCCTCATTTTCAGCACCTTCAAGGAACTAGTTTCAAGTTCAGACTGCAGATTGATTGAACTGGCCTGAGTGAGCTGCTTCTGGATGTTTTCATAGCTCTCTGTGTCCACCTGGTAATTGAAACTTGTAGCACAGGATCCTTTGCATGCACGTATCTTAATATCAATGTCCACCTTTACAAGAGATAGAGAGAAATACATTTGTTTAGATGGTGATTCCTGACTCTTCTAAACAACTCTCTCTTTTTACCAGAGTGAGAACTCTGGTGGTTACACTAGAGCCCACTGCCTCTCATTCAACTATCTGTGCTCCAGCCTACAATTGAACTTGGGCTACTCCAAATTGCAGTCTTTAAATCTGAAGCACCAAAGCTCCACTGAAGGTTACAGCAtgtataacaggtttcagagtagcagccgtgttagtctgtattcgcaaaaagaaaaggagtacttgtggcaccttagagactaacaaatttattagagcataagctttcgtgagctacagctcacttcatcggatgcatttggtggaaaaaacagaggagagatttatatacacacacacagagaacatgaaacaatgggtttatcatacacactgtaaggagagtgatcacttaacataagccatcaccaacagcaggggggggaaggaggaaaacctttcatggtgacaagcaggtaggctaattccagcagttaacaagaatatcagaggaacactgGAGCCCTAGAATCATCCCTGCAAGGGCCCAATTTTTGCCATTCTTATTCACACTGAATAGTATGGTCCCACTGATTTCTGTAGGAGTCTCCTGGAGTAAGGTTCTACTCAGAGCAAGGCagagtggcagaactgggcccttagtAGAGAAGAGGAACCTACAATACCTGTCAAAAAATCACATGTCTATActtagagccctaccaaattcacagccatgaaaaacacatcacagaccatgaaatctggtctcccgccatgaaatctggtcttttgtgtgcttttaaccaataatatacagatttcatggggagaccagcatttctcagattgggggttctgacccaaaagagtTTTGCAGagggggtcgtggtattgccacccttacttctgcactgccttcagagctgggtggctggagagcagcagctgttggctgggctgtgccagtagcagtgcagaagtaagggtggcaataccaaaccacgccactcttacttctgtgctgctgccttcagagatgggcggctggagagtggcagttgCTAACTGAGGGCCCAgtgctgaaggcagcagcacagaattaaagatggcaataccataccatgccatccttacttctgccgtgctgctggcagcagctcttccttcag encodes:
- the FGA gene encoding fibrinogen alpha chain yields the protein MILLRILCTWLCLSIVWATNEESTFLKEGGGVRGPRVMEHGSQSDCKQEKSWPFCADDDWGHKCPSGCRMQGLIDETDKDFHHRMQRIRNLLLDNENKYKKSNLLTVETINFLKGNLASAQESDSKYGQVSEDLRRRLVTLKQKVLVQVNRIKSLQNSIRDQVVEMKRLEVDIDIKIRACKGSCATSFNYQVDTESYENIQKQLTQASSINLQSELETSSLKVLKMRPLKDSTVPGHYKTLHLPETQELNILENIKQVVMTLERPEAEAKGSSVETSHVSVGSGVGGRPQDGKIVTSAYEKESVGLGERPSSSVIHLTCTKTITKKIITGPGGPREEIVETMTSPDGSDCSHFQDLGREDTVGHGGTLNVRVTSQGERGDLPDFDSLLPSFEKMFTPGFGSTSSKLHTTYTSTSGTDHGTGSFSGTGHYSSGGTAAHTTSFGGSESFTDLREGEEDVFDHHFDTSRFPSSKVQSGSSTHSKTIVSSSSSSSTSFNKGGSTFETKLLKSRAVTEELGGLQHDESGEDTPDFRARSLRTGGEKLGTSYTGTDCDDIRQKHTSGAKNGIFRIKPAGSDKVFSVYCDQETTLGGWLLIQQRLDGSVNFNRTWQDYKKGFGSMDDKGKGEFWLGNENIHLLTQKDTVLRVELEDWAGNEAYAEYNILVGSESEGYVLSVSAYEGTAGDALIIGSVEEGSEYTAHDKMKFSTFDRDSDQWEENCAEVYGGGWWYNNCQAANLNGIYYRGGQYDPRNNVPYEIENGVVWIPFKASDYSLKVVRMKIRPIETQ